Proteins encoded in a region of the Mycoplasma feriruminatoris genome:
- a CDS encoding RidA family protein, producing the protein MKIISTNKAPKAIGPYSQAVQICNGTLYLSGQLGLDPQTMVLENNIELQTKRCLNNIYEILKQAEYEKTDVVKTLVLLKDIKDFSLVNSIYEDFFKDHKPARSAFQVAALPKDALIEIEVIAYKKENNCCSSK; encoded by the coding sequence ATGAAAATAATTAGTACTAATAAAGCCCCAAAAGCTATTGGCCCATACAGTCAAGCTGTTCAAATTTGTAATGGTACTTTATATTTATCTGGTCAATTAGGATTAGACCCTCAAACTATGGTTTTAGAAAATAATATAGAATTACAAACTAAAAGATGTTTAAATAATATTTATGAAATTTTAAAACAAGCAGAATATGAAAAAACTGATGTAGTTAAAACTTTAGTTTTATTAAAAGATATTAAAGATTTTTCATTAGTAAATAGTATTTATGAAGATTTTTTTAAAGATCATAAACCTGCTAGAAGTGCTTTTCAAGTAGCAGCTCTTCCAAAAGATGCTTTGATTGAAATTGAAGTAATTGCTTATAAAAAAGAAAATAATTGTTGTTCAAGTAAATAG
- a CDS encoding MalY/PatB family protein, translated as MSKSLIKNFNKSFNRSKTHERRWCKDNIKQSYELNNYNNFLNYSIADTNFKTPQIITNTIIKRAKQASYSYTCSIEKSLDAIKTWYKNLHNINLETDQIILGHGTISALIQAIQTLSNVNDNILIQSPVYKPFQTTIQLNNRNIIDNPLVYKDHNYEIDFIDFENKIKTYNVKMFILCSPHNPSGVVWTKQDLLKIIDICSKYNVIIVSDEVHGDIVLKDKFYSLLEFDIKNNNYVVVSSPNKMFNLAGLKGSYLISKNKEILDKIKQQYLINGFGLFNSFYQQALISAYTSDDVLIWVKEFKEYVFNNYMYLKTHLLDLYKELDYIDLKATYLVWIKFNHISVEEFKNNLKQNNLIINLAQDFYTSQTDWFRINIACPRSELKQLINKLKICLKLN; from the coding sequence ATGTCTAAAAGTTTAATAAAAAATTTTAATAAAAGCTTTAATAGATCTAAAACTCATGAAAGAAGATGATGCAAAGATAATATTAAACAATCATATGAATTAAATAATTATAATAATTTTTTAAACTATTCTATAGCTGATACTAACTTTAAAACTCCACAAATTATAACTAATACAATAATTAAAAGAGCAAAACAAGCTTCTTATAGTTATACTTGTAGTATTGAAAAAAGCTTAGATGCCATTAAAACTTGATATAAAAACTTACATAATATTAATTTAGAAACTGATCAAATTATTTTAGGTCATGGAACTATTAGTGCTTTAATTCAAGCTATTCAAACACTAAGTAATGTAAATGATAATATTTTAATTCAATCTCCAGTTTATAAACCTTTTCAAACTACTATACAACTAAATAATAGAAACATAATAGATAACCCATTAGTTTATAAAGATCATAATTATGAAATTGATTTTATTGACTTTGAAAATAAAATAAAAACTTATAATGTAAAAATGTTTATTTTATGTTCTCCACACAATCCTTCAGGAGTAGTTTGAACTAAACAAGATCTTTTAAAAATCATTGATATTTGTAGTAAATATAATGTAATTATAGTTAGTGATGAAGTACATGGTGATATTGTTTTAAAAGATAAATTTTATTCTTTATTAGAATTTGATATTAAAAATAATAACTATGTTGTAGTTAGTTCACCAAATAAAATGTTTAACTTAGCTGGATTAAAAGGTTCTTATTTAATTAGTAAAAATAAAGAAATACTAGATAAAATAAAACAACAATATTTAATTAATGGGTTTGGTTTATTTAATAGTTTTTATCAACAAGCTTTAATAAGTGCTTATACTAGTGATGATGTTTTAATATGAGTAAAAGAGTTTAAAGAATATGTTTTTAATAACTATATGTATTTAAAAACTCATCTTTTAGATCTATATAAAGAACTAGATTATATAGATCTAAAAGCAACTTATTTAGTATGAATTAAGTTTAATCATATAAGTGTAGAAGAATTTAAAAATAACTTAAAACAAAACAATTTAATTATTAATCTAGCACAAGATTTTTATACTAGTCAAACTGATTGATTTAGAATAAATATTGCTTGTCCTAGAAGTGAATTAAAGCAATTAATTAATAAATTAAAAATATGTTTAAAATTAAATTAG
- a CDS encoding HAD family hydrolase: protein MYKLIAIDIDGTVYSRKHGIHELTKLALKKAKDKGIKIVIATGRTITTTRFIANQLDLLNTSIPFIGQNGGQVFSYEKDGSVKIRYTKNFTDKQVDQIFSLIKQHKAHAFCYTIDENIAYKNKGLSVFFWWMKKRAQRQVKIYSPYKKLESKITKYICFGKKQNMREMRKKIEDLGFSAFSFSYVTNAKENIEINPIGVNKGYGLEYVAKELNIKPEEILFFGDGENDLEAIKFAGKGVAMKNAKLDIVKNAADDITSLTADQGGVGEYIFKHVLKEEIPKEFNIDN from the coding sequence ATGTATAAATTAATCGCTATTGATATTGATGGAACAGTTTATTCTAGAAAACATGGAATTCATGAACTAACTAAATTAGCTTTAAAAAAAGCAAAAGATAAAGGTATAAAAATTGTTATAGCAACTGGAAGAACTATAACTACAACTAGATTTATTGCAAATCAATTAGATCTTTTAAATACTTCTATACCTTTTATTGGTCAAAATGGTGGTCAAGTTTTTAGTTATGAAAAAGATGGTAGTGTCAAGATTAGATATACAAAAAACTTTACAGATAAACAAGTTGATCAAATCTTTAGTTTAATTAAACAACATAAAGCTCATGCTTTTTGTTATACAATTGATGAAAATATTGCTTATAAAAACAAAGGTCTTTCAGTGTTTTTTTGATGAATGAAAAAAAGAGCTCAAAGACAAGTTAAGATTTATAGTCCTTATAAAAAATTAGAATCAAAAATCACTAAATATATTTGTTTTGGAAAAAAGCAAAATATGAGAGAAATGAGAAAAAAAATTGAAGATTTAGGTTTTAGTGCTTTTTCTTTTAGTTATGTTACAAATGCAAAAGAAAATATAGAAATTAATCCAATTGGTGTTAATAAAGGTTATGGATTAGAATATGTTGCAAAAGAATTAAATATAAAACCTGAAGAAATTTTATTTTTTGGTGATGGAGAAAATGATTTAGAAGCAATCAAGTTTGCAGGAAAAGGTGTTGCTATGAAAAATGCAAAACTTGATATTGTTAAAAATGCAGCTGATGATATAACTAGTTTAACTGCAGATCAAGGTGGAGTTGGAGAATATATTTTTAAACACGTTTTAAAAGAAGAAATACCAAAAGAGTTTAATATAGATAATTAG
- the cypl gene encoding ABC transporter thiamine pyrophosphate-binding lipoprotein p37/Cypl — translation MYTNKLKVALGTMLSAVSIASIGSFVVACQNPTDKWDTTITINNAWVNDGFLKKIDENGKVVSEGELSNKFLQLLGERFNELKNKDEETKKFKDVKFEIKVDDDKKSYFSKLEKNDRDNDVYIANYSYYLNNVWDASAKSLKKDLPFKLVSQAATLRFSWQSDDNTFYKDGKSDDSLRKLAEENNKKWTEYGEYPDWYAKEKENSGTKLEFDGSKYTNFYKKDELTYVYRGAVLIAGKEEQRKKIIGQWENKNWDEFIKNGIVFEKTSSAGAYKYQVALFARHFGKTIEEIKNDLEKNPAYQKFIIKGKGSSAAKQLGKKQNNSDVTPLIGFDDEGSYNWTRSKEKGEKFKPTDFVSSIKTMTMTMSMSGKAMMTAASTSTATTPAAPVTNGMQDKNGSIIRTLTMTNPAGYDVVLARKGLSDKQVELLSKALNSLTLTENTYGIYTGYNKFMPLNMDLFETLVKLQVQAESTQDLVKQIPAIEKQK, via the coding sequence ATGTACACAAACAAGTTAAAAGTAGCTTTAGGAACAATGCTATCAGCAGTTTCTATAGCTTCAATTGGTTCATTTGTTGTTGCTTGTCAAAATCCTACTGATAAATGAGATACAACTATTACAATCAACAATGCTTGAGTTAATGATGGGTTTTTAAAAAAAATCGATGAAAATGGAAAAGTTGTTTCAGAAGGTGAATTGAGTAACAAATTTCTTCAATTATTAGGTGAAAGATTTAACGAATTAAAAAATAAAGATGAAGAAACTAAAAAATTTAAAGATGTTAAATTTGAAATAAAAGTTGATGATGATAAGAAAAGCTATTTTTCAAAATTAGAAAAAAACGATAGAGATAATGATGTTTATATTGCTAACTATTCATACTATCTAAATAATGTTTGAGATGCTAGTGCAAAATCTTTAAAAAAAGACTTGCCATTTAAATTAGTTTCACAAGCAGCCACTTTAAGATTTAGTTGACAGTCAGATGACAATACTTTTTATAAGGATGGAAAATCAGATGATTCATTGCGTAAACTAGCAGAAGAAAATAATAAAAAATGAACTGAATATGGTGAATACCCTGATTGATATGCTAAAGAAAAAGAAAATAGTGGAACAAAATTAGAATTTGATGGTTCAAAATACACTAATTTTTATAAAAAAGATGAATTAACTTATGTATACCGTGGTGCCGTTCTAATTGCAGGAAAAGAAGAACAACGTAAAAAAATAATTGGTCAATGAGAAAACAAAAATTGAGACGAATTTATTAAAAATGGTATTGTTTTTGAAAAAACAAGTAGTGCCGGAGCATATAAATATCAAGTAGCATTATTTGCACGCCACTTTGGTAAAACTATAGAAGAAATTAAAAATGATCTTGAAAAAAATCCTGCATATCAAAAATTTATAATCAAAGGTAAAGGGTCTTCTGCAGCTAAACAATTAGGAAAAAAACAAAATAATTCAGATGTTACACCTCTAATTGGATTTGATGATGAAGGTTCATACAACTGAACTAGATCTAAAGAAAAGGGAGAAAAATTTAAACCAACTGATTTTGTATCAAGTATAAAAACAATGACAATGACAATGTCAATGAGCGGAAAAGCTATGATGACTGCTGCATCCACTTCTACTGCAACCACCCCTGCTGCTCCAGTTACAAATGGTATGCAAGATAAAAATGGTTCAATAATTAGAACTTTAACAATGACAAATCCTGCTGGTTATGATGTTGTTTTAGCAAGAAAAGGTTTATCAGACAAACAAGTTGAACTTCTTTCAAAAGCATTAAATTCATTAACATTAACTGAAAATACTTATGGTATTTATACAGGATATAATAAATTTATGCCATTAAATATGGACTTATTTGAAACATTAGTAAAATTACAAGTTCAAGCTGAATCAACACAAGATTTAGTAAAACAAATTCCTGCTATTGAAAAACAAAAATAA
- a CDS encoding phosphonate ABC transporter ATP-binding protein, with protein MNKVIDLKEISIQYNNKSDIVLENINLDVFQGELVAIIGPSGVGKSTLFKVIVNSLKPVKGQVKVFDQDVLKFNKKQKRNFISKIGFLTQTPNLIYTDNVYNNIIRSTSKYKNKFYKFFSLLTRKQKIAIFEKLDELNILDKAFFKVSELSGGQQQRVEIAKLLIKDVELILADEPTSNLDKKTSIEVLKLLRNISKQNKTILVNIHDLSLVKRYFDRVIAINNKKIVFDKPTKDIKQWQLDRIIKSHF; from the coding sequence ATGAATAAAGTTATAGATTTAAAAGAAATATCAATTCAATATAATAATAAAAGCGATATAGTTCTAGAAAACATTAATCTAGATGTTTTTCAAGGCGAACTAGTTGCTATAATTGGTCCATCTGGAGTTGGAAAAAGTACTTTATTTAAAGTAATAGTTAATTCATTAAAACCAGTAAAAGGTCAAGTAAAAGTCTTTGATCAAGACGTTCTAAAATTTAATAAAAAACAAAAAAGAAATTTCATTTCAAAAATAGGTTTTCTAACTCAAACTCCAAATCTTATTTATACAGATAATGTTTATAACAACATTATTAGATCAACTAGTAAATACAAAAATAAATTTTATAAATTTTTTAGCTTATTAACAAGAAAACAAAAAATAGCAATTTTTGAAAAATTAGATGAATTAAACATTTTAGATAAAGCTTTTTTTAAAGTAAGTGAACTATCAGGTGGTCAACAACAACGTGTAGAAATTGCAAAGCTACTAATTAAAGATGTAGAGCTAATTTTAGCTGATGAACCAACAAGTAACTTAGACAAAAAAACTAGTATCGAAGTACTTAAATTACTTAGAAATATCTCAAAACAAAATAAAACTATTTTAGTAAATATTCATGATTTAAGTTTAGTTAAAAGATATTTTGATAGAGTAATTGCAATTAATAATAAAAAAATTGTATTTGATAAACCAACTAAGGATATAAAACAATGGCAATTAGACAGAATAATAAAAAGCCATTTCTAG
- a CDS encoding ABC transporter permease subunit, whose protein sequence is MAIRQNNKKPFLVKESNFFRYRYVNRTTNTKTSWKFHPIYFHLLIILVLLLVGWCFYNQASLINFENFYQVTKKLILLFRFENKNFLDTSRISNEYTNLFLDTLGLLWVTIKLALTGTFIGFILAIITSFLSFSKVNNKFLSYLISGFILILRSTPELIFITLITSTFRNELSLLLVYIWFTWLWLHKYYIDMLNSFDLQAYYISISQGNSKFKAFFKEIYPRIKNRVIALFIFSFESNIRWASLLAALSLPGIGRLIVYGSENTAHFDQLGIPLLVLMGFILFLELLNYLFKKYLVEARSKVYKQKNETKLEYYTRLSKKLNFNKIIISLIFISLTIISIITFIKIPIYLFNLDYVKSFFKDLLNPNFASFSIFNKNIENNPVLLIWNSLQFTIVSMFICIVITLIGIRLQSLKLNNLFVVIIFRSLNVLIRLIPTIVYFYVFNPVFSNVLTLVIIVVSLHQASSKAKQLVEVVDNLNIQIINNLKIQGYSNNQIFLKYVLPAIKIEFISLSIFYFELIFRASITYYILASDKLYIGHLITKYLDTRAFYPRLAMSYLWIGTFAILAINLIARYVNKKIRN, encoded by the coding sequence ATGGCAATTAGACAGAATAATAAAAAGCCATTTCTAGTTAAAGAATCTAATTTCTTTAGATATCGTTATGTTAATAGAACTACTAATACAAAAACAAGTTGAAAGTTTCACCCAATTTATTTTCATCTTTTAATAATTTTAGTTTTATTACTAGTAGGTTGATGTTTTTATAATCAAGCTAGTTTAATTAATTTTGAAAACTTTTATCAAGTAACTAAAAAGCTGATTTTATTATTTAGATTTGAAAATAAAAACTTTTTAGATACTAGTCGTATTTCAAATGAATATACTAACTTGTTTTTAGATACACTAGGATTATTATGAGTAACGATCAAATTAGCTTTAACAGGTACTTTTATTGGTTTTATATTAGCAATAATTACTAGTTTTTTATCATTTAGTAAAGTAAATAATAAATTTTTATCTTATCTAATAAGTGGATTTATTTTAATTTTAAGAAGTACGCCTGAATTGATCTTTATTACACTAATAACTTCTACTTTTAGAAATGAATTAAGTTTATTATTAGTTTATATTTGATTTACTTGGTTGTGATTACATAAATACTATATTGATATGCTAAACTCATTTGATCTACAAGCATATTACATATCAATTAGTCAAGGTAATTCAAAGTTTAAAGCATTTTTTAAAGAAATCTATCCAAGAATTAAAAATAGAGTAATTGCTTTATTTATCTTTTCTTTTGAATCAAACATTAGATGAGCATCACTTTTAGCAGCTTTAAGTTTACCAGGAATTGGTAGATTAATAGTTTATGGTAGTGAAAACACTGCTCATTTTGACCAACTAGGTATACCTTTATTAGTATTAATGGGCTTTATATTGTTCTTAGAGCTTTTAAACTACTTGTTTAAAAAGTATCTAGTTGAAGCTAGATCAAAAGTTTATAAACAAAAAAATGAAACTAAATTAGAATACTATACACGTTTATCTAAAAAACTAAACTTTAATAAAATAATTATTAGTTTAATTTTTATTAGTTTAACTATTATTAGTATTATTACTTTTATAAAAATTCCAATTTATTTATTTAACTTAGATTATGTTAAATCGTTTTTTAAAGACTTATTAAATCCTAATTTTGCTAGTTTTAGTATCTTTAATAAAAATATTGAAAATAACCCTGTTCTTTTAATTTGAAACTCACTGCAATTTACAATTGTAAGTATGTTTATTTGTATTGTTATTACACTTATAGGTATTAGATTACAATCATTAAAGTTAAATAATTTATTTGTTGTAATCATTTTTAGAAGTTTAAATGTATTAATTAGATTAATACCAACTATAGTTTATTTTTATGTATTTAATCCAGTATTTAGTAATGTTTTAACATTAGTAATTATTGTTGTAAGTTTACATCAAGCTTCAAGTAAAGCAAAACAGCTAGTTGAAGTAGTTGATAATTTAAATATTCAAATTATTAATAATTTAAAAATACAAGGATATAGTAATAATCAAATATTTTTAAAGTATGTCTTGCCTGCAATTAAAATTGAATTTATCTCATTGTCAATTTTTTATTTCGAACTTATATTTAGAGCATCAATTACTTATTATATTTTAGCTAGTGATAAATTATATATTGGTCATTTAATTACTAAGTATTTAGATACTAGAGCATTTTATCCAAGATTAGCGATGAGTTACTTATGAATTGGTACATTTGCTATATTAGCTATTAATTTAATAGCAAGATATGTTAATAAAAAAATTAGAAACTAG